One Kitasatospora sp. NBC_01287 DNA window includes the following coding sequences:
- a CDS encoding ABC transporter permease, translating to MGASLWFSVDDYHGGVTFNAYTKLLGAPGFLDALYLSLELAAATVVVLLLVLVPALLAARLGAPRLRPVVEVMCSLPLVVPVVALTTGIVGVLRWGPDHFANSPLFQTFVAIQNPSFPVVLLVAYVLMALPFAYRALDGGLRGVDVVTLVEAARNCGASYPRAVFSVVLPNLRSALLSASVLTVALVLGEFTTASILGFQPFSVWINSYGKTDGQMSVAVSMISLLVVWVVLLLMSVVGNRGRKAARS from the coding sequence ATGGGCGCCTCGCTCTGGTTCAGCGTCGACGACTACCACGGCGGCGTCACCTTCAACGCCTACACCAAGCTGCTCGGCGCCCCCGGCTTCCTGGACGCGCTCTACCTCAGCCTGGAACTGGCCGCCGCCACCGTGGTGGTGCTGCTGCTGGTCCTGGTGCCGGCGCTGCTCGCGGCCCGGCTGGGCGCACCCAGGCTGCGCCCGGTGGTCGAGGTCATGTGCTCGCTGCCGCTGGTGGTCCCGGTGGTCGCGCTCACCACCGGCATCGTCGGCGTGCTGCGCTGGGGTCCCGACCACTTCGCGAACTCGCCGCTCTTCCAGACCTTCGTGGCGATCCAGAACCCGAGCTTCCCGGTGGTGCTGCTGGTCGCCTACGTGCTGATGGCGCTGCCCTTCGCCTACCGCGCGCTGGACGGCGGACTGCGCGGGGTGGACGTCGTGACGCTGGTCGAGGCCGCCCGCAACTGCGGTGCGAGCTACCCGCGCGCGGTCTTCTCGGTGGTGCTGCCCAACCTGCGCAGCGCGCTGCTGAGCGCCTCGGTGCTCACCGTCGCCCTGGTGCTCGGCGAGTTCACCACCGCCTCGATCCTCGGTTTCCAGCCCTTCTCGGTGTGGATCAACTCGTACGGCAAGACGGACGGCCAGATGTCCGTCGCGGTCTCGATGATCAGTCTGCTGGTCGTCTGGGTCGTGCTGCTGCTGATGTCCGTCGTCGGCAACCGCGGTCGCAAGGCCGCGCGTTCCTGA
- a CDS encoding TIGR03619 family F420-dependent LLM class oxidoreductase, which yields MRLHVVLPNESAETEPARITELARQAEQLGYDGLWLGDHLLPPAADYGVVYEPLVTLSYLAAATTRVRLGTSVLLLAQRNPFAVAKQVATLDRFSGGRFTLGVGLGWERQEFEAVGADFSDRAGRTDESLRLLRQLFTEGAGPFTGKRFGFETGAFSPRPGKGLKIMVGGTSPAALRRAARAADVWQSPPIDAAQFAALAAEVRRQAERPIETGARTTWEDPAVPIEQVLGELRAWDAAGAEHLAVWFGALDGFEQRMTALAAAADPAWLTSD from the coding sequence ATGCGGCTGCACGTCGTCCTGCCCAATGAGTCCGCCGAGACCGAACCCGCCCGGATCACCGAACTGGCCCGGCAGGCCGAGCAGCTGGGCTATGACGGCCTCTGGCTCGGCGACCACCTGCTGCCCCCGGCCGCCGACTACGGCGTGGTCTACGAGCCGCTGGTCACCCTCTCCTACCTCGCCGCCGCCACCACCCGGGTGCGGCTGGGCACATCGGTGCTGCTGCTGGCCCAGCGCAACCCCTTCGCGGTGGCCAAGCAGGTCGCCACGCTCGACCGCTTCTCCGGCGGCCGCTTCACCCTGGGCGTCGGACTCGGCTGGGAACGGCAGGAGTTCGAGGCGGTCGGCGCCGACTTCAGCGACCGGGCCGGCCGCACCGACGAGTCGCTGCGGCTGCTGCGCCAGCTCTTCACCGAAGGCGCGGGGCCGTTCACCGGCAAGCGCTTCGGCTTCGAGACCGGGGCCTTCAGCCCCAGGCCGGGCAAGGGTCTGAAGATCATGGTCGGCGGCACCTCGCCCGCCGCGCTGCGCCGGGCCGCGCGCGCGGCCGACGTCTGGCAGAGCCCGCCGATCGACGCCGCGCAGTTCGCCGCGCTGGCCGCCGAGGTGCGCCGGCAGGCCGAGCGGCCGATCGAGACCGGCGCCAGGACCACCTGGGAGGACCCGGCGGTGCCGATCGAGCAGGTGCTGGGCGAGCTGCGCGCCTGGGACGCCGCCGGAGCCGAGCACCTGGCTGTCTGGTTCGGCGCGCTGGACGGCTTCGAGCAGCGGATGACCGCGCTCGCCGCCGCGGCCGACCCGGCCTGGCTGACCAGCGACTGA
- a CDS encoding ABC transporter ATP-binding protein: MTTAATVPTGVPLAPGSATVEFRSLRRAFGSTVALDGLDLTVHPGELLALLGPSGCGKTTALRILAGFESHDSGEVLVDGQDVTAIPAHKRDAGMVFQSYSLFPHLTALDNVSFGLKMRGIGKDERRKRAMELLELVGLPQRAAHFPHQMSGGQQQRIALARALALQPRVLLLDEPLSALDAKVRLNLREEIRRLQQELGITTLFVTHDQEEALSMADRVAVLRAGRLEQCATPGELYARPATAFVAQFVGTMSRIPAVRAGEQVEVLGRRHAVDGALPATGELDVLVRPENVLLTPAADGPAVVVGASFLGAVTRLTVRLADGTTVKADLPTEDAARLPVGGNADLTLPQRPVLVDVRTGAEQ; this comes from the coding sequence ATGACCACGGCCGCCACCGTCCCCACCGGAGTGCCGCTCGCACCCGGCAGCGCCACCGTCGAGTTCCGCTCGCTGCGGCGCGCCTTCGGCAGCACCGTCGCGCTCGACGGACTCGACCTGACCGTCCACCCCGGCGAGTTGCTCGCGCTGCTCGGCCCCTCCGGCTGCGGCAAGACCACCGCGCTGCGGATCCTGGCCGGCTTCGAGAGCCACGACTCCGGCGAGGTGCTGGTGGACGGCCAGGACGTCACCGCGATCCCCGCGCACAAGCGCGACGCGGGCATGGTCTTCCAGTCCTACAGCCTCTTCCCGCACCTGACCGCGCTGGACAACGTCTCCTTCGGCCTGAAGATGCGCGGCATCGGCAAGGACGAGCGGCGCAAGCGCGCGATGGAGCTGCTGGAGCTGGTCGGCCTGCCGCAGCGCGCCGCCCACTTCCCGCACCAGATGTCCGGCGGCCAGCAGCAGCGCATCGCGCTGGCCCGCGCGCTGGCGCTGCAGCCCCGGGTGCTGCTGCTCGACGAGCCGCTCTCCGCGCTGGACGCCAAGGTCCGGCTCAACCTGCGCGAGGAGATCCGCCGGCTGCAGCAGGAGCTGGGCATCACCACCCTCTTCGTCACGCACGACCAGGAGGAGGCGCTCTCGATGGCCGACCGGGTCGCGGTGCTGCGGGCCGGCCGCCTGGAGCAGTGCGCCACCCCGGGCGAGCTCTACGCGCGCCCCGCCACGGCCTTCGTCGCCCAGTTCGTCGGTACCATGAGCCGGATCCCGGCGGTGCGAGCGGGCGAGCAGGTCGAGGTCCTCGGCCGCCGCCACGCGGTGGACGGCGCGCTGCCGGCCACGGGCGAGCTGGACGTGCTGGTGCGCCCGGAGAACGTCCTCCTCACCCCGGCCGCGGACGGGCCCGCGGTGGTGGTCGGCGCCAGCTTCCTGGGCGCTGTCACCCGGCTCACCGTCCGCCTCGCCGACGGCACCACGGTCAAGGCCGACCTGCCCACCGAGGACGCGGCCCGGCTGCCGGTGGGCGGCAACGCCGACCTCACGCTGCCCCAGCGCCCGGTGCTGGTCGACGTCCGCACCGGCGCGGAGCAGTGA
- a CDS encoding HAD family phosphatase, whose protein sequence is MTAQLPQAVLFDMDGTLVDTEHLWWEATAEVAAGLGHLLTDADQPEVLGHAVEHTAAHLDRVAPASPGVDELAARLNAAFTGRVAAQVVPRPGALALLARLRDAAVPTALVSASPRQVVDLVLGQLGRDWFTVTLAAEDTPRTKPDPAPYLAAAAHLGLDPADCVAVEDTPTGVASAHAAGCAVLAVPSSAAPIPQAPGITMLASLTEADLPMLAALTGPRE, encoded by the coding sequence ATGACCGCGCAGCTCCCGCAGGCCGTCCTCTTCGACATGGACGGCACCCTGGTCGACACCGAGCACCTCTGGTGGGAGGCCACCGCGGAGGTCGCCGCCGGCCTCGGCCACCTCCTCACCGACGCGGACCAGCCGGAGGTGCTCGGCCACGCGGTCGAGCACACCGCGGCCCACCTGGACCGGGTGGCCCCCGCCTCCCCGGGCGTCGACGAGCTGGCCGCCCGGCTCAACGCGGCCTTCACCGGCCGGGTCGCCGCCCAGGTGGTCCCCCGCCCCGGCGCGCTCGCCCTGCTCGCCCGGCTGCGCGACGCCGCGGTGCCCACCGCCCTGGTCTCCGCCTCGCCCCGGCAGGTGGTCGACCTGGTGCTCGGCCAGCTCGGCCGCGACTGGTTCACCGTCACGCTGGCCGCCGAGGACACCCCGCGCACCAAGCCCGACCCGGCCCCCTACCTGGCCGCCGCCGCGCACCTGGGCCTGGACCCGGCCGACTGCGTCGCCGTCGAGGACACCCCGACCGGCGTCGCCTCCGCCCACGCGGCCGGCTGCGCCGTGCTCGCCGTCCCCTCCTCGGCGGCGCCCATCCCGCAGGCCCCCGGCATCACCATGCTGGCCAGTCTCACCGAGGCGGACCTCCCGATGCTGGCCGCGCTGACCGGCCCGCGAGAATAG
- a CDS encoding GntR family transcriptional regulator: protein MTGSATRLDDQEGQGGPTGGALYRQVAADLREAITTGAYGEAGRLPAEGALAERYGVSRGTVRQALAVLRADGLVTSRRGTRRVVLGNARVQSFSELLSFTHWARAMGEEPGGRLESLVRRQADTAEREQLRLEPGAEVYVTLRLRTLSGTAVMVERTVYPPHVGVLVAQLPPDVVSHTEHLREHGILFTDADHTIDVVAANAEDAKLLGCRRGAPLLRERRRTTDPTGRPVEWSQDRYLPGTVAFSVHNSMVTSALSRHARAADD, encoded by the coding sequence GTGACGGGGAGCGCGACGCGGCTGGACGACCAGGAGGGCCAGGGCGGCCCGACCGGTGGAGCGCTGTACCGCCAGGTCGCCGCGGACCTGCGGGAGGCGATCACCACCGGCGCGTACGGCGAGGCCGGCCGGCTGCCCGCGGAGGGCGCGCTGGCCGAGCGGTACGGCGTCTCGCGCGGCACCGTGCGCCAGGCGCTGGCGGTGCTGCGCGCCGACGGGCTGGTGACCTCGCGCCGCGGCACCCGCCGGGTGGTGCTGGGCAACGCCCGGGTGCAGAGCTTCTCCGAGCTGCTCAGCTTCACCCACTGGGCGCGCGCGATGGGCGAGGAGCCGGGCGGCCGGCTCGAATCGCTGGTGCGCCGCCAGGCCGACACCGCCGAGCGCGAGCAACTGCGCCTGGAGCCGGGCGCCGAGGTGTACGTGACGCTGCGGCTGCGCACCCTGTCGGGCACCGCCGTGATGGTGGAGCGCACCGTCTACCCGCCCCATGTCGGCGTGCTGGTGGCCCAATTGCCGCCGGACGTGGTCTCGCACACCGAGCACCTGCGGGAGCACGGCATCCTGTTCACCGACGCCGACCACACCATCGACGTGGTGGCCGCCAACGCCGAGGACGCCAAGCTGCTCGGCTGCCGGCGCGGCGCCCCGCTGCTGCGCGAGCGCCGTCGCACCACCGACCCCACCGGACGCCCGGTGGAGTGGTCGCAGGACCGCTACCTGCCCGGCACGGTCGCCTTCAGCGTGCACAACTCGATGGTGACGTCGGCGCTTTCGCGGCATGCGCGGGCCGCCGACGACTAG
- a CDS encoding phosphonate degradation HD-domain oxygenase codes for MSDATASLSRYWLRDNCPCTECRNPRNGQKLFQVTELPEELAIAATTELHGHLEVLWNDGHRSRYPLPWLAAGKTAEAENAAENAAVNGNEDEDDRRTEAGKRRWQAADFAAGLPEANWAQYLAEPAERAAVLRAVLRLGFAVLREVPTTPRQVLDVVASFGHPRVTNYGELFDVRVEPDPNNLAFTSAAIAPHTDNPYRDPVPTLQVLHCLENAAVGGDSGLVDGFRAAELLREQAPEEFAVLTRTLVPFVFRDRATELRADRPLIELDPLGRIREVRLNNRSIGRLHLPAAELDAFYAAYRTFAAITLRPELRLEFRLGAGDCLIFDNTRLLHARTAFEPGDTAQHREGRGGRHLQGCYADLDSLASTLAVLERRAAALDELQRLFEGEGAAEYLGEQVTQAEHMLQAAALAQRDGAPDHLVAAALLHDVGHFTGALTGRQLMLGQDNHHSEAGADWLAQWFGPEVTEPVRLHVAAKRYLCSVEPAYREQLSEASAYTLRVQGGPLDAEQAAAFAELPGATDAVAVRRWDDRAKAADADTPPFEHFRELLAALMAR; via the coding sequence ATGTCTGACGCCACCGCGTCGCTCTCCCGGTACTGGCTGCGCGACAACTGCCCCTGCACCGAGTGCCGCAACCCGCGCAACGGCCAGAAGCTCTTCCAGGTCACCGAGCTGCCGGAGGAGTTGGCGATCGCCGCCACCACCGAGCTGCACGGGCACCTGGAGGTGCTCTGGAACGACGGCCACCGCTCGCGCTACCCGCTGCCCTGGCTCGCCGCCGGGAAGACCGCCGAGGCCGAGAACGCCGCCGAGAACGCCGCCGTGAACGGGAACGAGGACGAGGACGACCGGCGCACCGAGGCCGGCAAGCGGCGCTGGCAGGCCGCCGACTTCGCCGCCGGGCTCCCCGAGGCGAACTGGGCGCAGTACCTGGCCGAGCCCGCCGAGCGGGCCGCCGTGCTGCGCGCGGTGCTGCGGCTCGGCTTCGCGGTGCTGCGCGAGGTCCCGACCACCCCGCGGCAGGTGCTCGACGTGGTGGCGAGCTTCGGCCATCCGCGGGTGACCAACTACGGCGAGCTCTTCGACGTCCGGGTCGAGCCGGACCCGAACAACCTGGCCTTCACCAGCGCGGCGATCGCCCCGCACACCGACAACCCCTACCGCGACCCGGTGCCCACCCTGCAGGTGCTGCACTGCCTGGAGAACGCGGCGGTCGGCGGCGACTCGGGCCTGGTGGACGGCTTCCGGGCAGCCGAACTGCTGCGGGAGCAGGCACCGGAGGAGTTCGCCGTGCTGACCCGCACCCTGGTGCCGTTCGTCTTCCGCGACCGGGCCACCGAACTGCGCGCCGACCGGCCGCTGATCGAGCTGGACCCGCTCGGCCGGATCCGCGAGGTGCGGCTCAACAACCGCTCGATCGGCCGGCTGCACCTGCCCGCCGCCGAGCTCGACGCCTTCTACGCCGCCTACCGGACGTTCGCCGCGATCACCCTGCGCCCCGAGCTGCGGCTGGAGTTCCGACTCGGCGCGGGCGACTGCCTGATCTTCGACAACACCCGCCTGCTGCACGCCCGCACCGCCTTCGAGCCCGGGGACACCGCCCAGCACCGCGAGGGTCGAGGCGGGCGCCACCTGCAGGGCTGCTACGCCGACCTGGACTCGCTCGCCTCGACCCTCGCGGTGCTGGAGAGGCGCGCCGCCGCGCTGGACGAACTGCAGCGCCTCTTCGAGGGCGAGGGCGCGGCGGAGTACCTGGGAGAGCAGGTCACCCAGGCCGAGCACATGCTGCAGGCCGCCGCGCTGGCCCAGCGCGACGGGGCGCCCGACCACCTGGTGGCCGCCGCACTGCTGCACGATGTCGGCCACTTCACCGGCGCCCTGACCGGCCGTCAGCTGATGCTGGGTCAGGACAACCACCACAGCGAGGCCGGCGCCGACTGGCTGGCGCAGTGGTTCGGCCCCGAGGTCACCGAGCCGGTGCGACTGCACGTGGCCGCCAAGCGCTACCTGTGCTCGGTCGAACCCGCCTACCGGGAGCAGCTCTCCGAGGCCTCCGCCTACACCCTGCGGGTGCAGGGCGGCCCGCTGGACGCCGAACAGGCGGCGGCCTTCGCCGAACTGCCCGGCGCCACGGACGCGGTGGCGGTCCGGCGCTGGGACGACCGGGCGAAGGCCGCTGACGCGGACACCCCGCCCTTCGAGCACTTCCGCGAGCTGCTGGCCGCCCTGATGGCGCGCTGA
- a CDS encoding FAD-binding oxidoreductase: MTSSPALPRETAEAAAALRAALGGEVLVAADPGYDQARQVWNAAVDHHPAVLVRCAGEKDVRAAVRIAREHGLPLSVRGGGHDWAGRALRQGGVVLDLSGLRQVTVDPATGTAEVQGGARAGDLIEEAARHGFAPVTGTVKAVGVTGLTLGGGYGLLAGAHGLASDNLVGAHVVLADGESVTASAEENPDLFWALRGGGGNFGVLTSLRYRVHPLTTVTSGLLLFPLAQAAAVLRGHAEILAEAPDELTVMAGFFAVPDAEPLVFLLPLWVGDPAAAEPWRARLASVGSPVAGEFTQVPYLQVASLFDDSIQNGRHTEMRTRWIPGHTTESIEVLTEAAARMTAPFSGLYLHHFHGAATRVPVADTAFGLRRDHLLVEIAASWAPGTEARAEAHRAWARSLSADLAALALPGGYANLMGPDESDRALTGFGANAERLLAVKRRFDPDAVFTGIPALPPPTR; encoded by the coding sequence ATGACCAGCTCCCCCGCCCTGCCCAGAGAGACCGCCGAGGCCGCGGCCGCGCTGCGCGCCGCGCTCGGCGGCGAGGTCCTGGTGGCCGCCGACCCGGGCTACGACCAGGCCCGGCAGGTCTGGAACGCCGCGGTGGACCACCATCCGGCCGTGCTCGTCAGGTGCGCCGGCGAGAAGGACGTGCGGGCGGCGGTGCGGATCGCCCGCGAGCACGGCCTGCCGCTCTCGGTGCGCGGCGGCGGCCACGACTGGGCCGGGCGGGCGCTGCGCCAGGGCGGGGTGGTGCTGGACCTGTCCGGGCTGCGCCAGGTCACCGTGGACCCGGCGACCGGCACCGCCGAGGTCCAGGGCGGGGCGCGGGCCGGCGACCTGATCGAGGAGGCCGCCCGGCACGGCTTCGCGCCGGTCACCGGCACGGTGAAGGCGGTCGGCGTGACCGGGCTGACCCTGGGCGGCGGCTACGGGCTGCTCGCCGGCGCGCACGGGCTGGCCTCGGACAACCTGGTCGGTGCCCACGTGGTGCTGGCGGACGGCGAGTCGGTGACGGCGAGCGCGGAGGAGAACCCGGACCTGTTCTGGGCGCTGCGCGGCGGCGGCGGCAACTTCGGCGTGCTGACCTCACTGCGCTACCGGGTGCACCCGCTGACCACGGTGACCAGCGGCCTGCTGCTCTTCCCGCTGGCCCAGGCGGCCGCGGTGCTGCGCGGGCACGCCGAGATCCTCGCCGAGGCGCCGGACGAACTCACCGTGATGGCGGGCTTCTTCGCGGTGCCGGATGCCGAGCCGCTGGTCTTCCTGCTGCCGCTCTGGGTCGGCGATCCGGCCGCCGCCGAGCCGTGGCGGGCCAGGCTGGCGAGTGTGGGCAGCCCGGTGGCCGGGGAGTTCACCCAGGTGCCGTACCTGCAGGTTGCCTCGCTCTTCGACGACAGCATCCAGAACGGGCGGCACACCGAGATGCGCACCCGGTGGATACCCGGGCACACGACGGAGTCGATCGAGGTGCTGACCGAGGCGGCCGCCCGGATGACGGCGCCGTTCTCCGGCCTCTACCTGCACCACTTCCACGGCGCCGCGACCCGGGTGCCGGTGGCCGACACCGCCTTCGGGCTGCGCCGGGACCACCTGCTGGTGGAGATCGCCGCCTCCTGGGCGCCGGGCACCGAGGCCCGGGCCGAGGCGCACCGCGCCTGGGCCCGCTCACTCTCCGCCGACCTGGCCGCGCTCGCCCTGCCCGGCGGCTACGCCAACCTGATGGGCCCGGACGAGAGTGACCGGGCCCTGACCGGCTTCGGCGCCAACGCCGAGCGGCTGCTCGCCGTCAAGCGCCGGTTCGACCCGGACGCCGTCTTCACCGGCATCCCCGCCCTGCCGCCGCCCACCCGGTAG
- a CDS encoding ABC transporter permease subunit produces the protein MTTAPTPVPTSTAADLSGGGGTPGTATPASPAAPTANRRRKAGTRAWLGALPLMVFFAVGFGLPAIAIAIGAFTTSSDAPNGGGTFTLSNLTASLQGGYLTALLGSIKLSALTALVGTVLGLPLAQAVATSRWRFVREAVQSGSGVLANFGGVPLAFMFVATLGNAGEVTTGLGLKKYGWSLYTFDGLAVVYLYFLIPLMILTITPALEGLRVQWREAAANNGATTFQYWRHVALPVLLPSLLGGYVLLFGASFAAYATAEAMVGSSIPLISMQIGDALSGNVLVGQGNLALALGLDMIVVACLVMAIYLPLQRRSAKWLS, from the coding sequence ATGACTACGGCTCCCACCCCGGTGCCGACCTCCACCGCCGCTGACCTCAGCGGCGGTGGGGGGACCCCCGGTACCGCGACTCCCGCTTCCCCGGCCGCCCCCACGGCCAACCGCCGCCGCAAGGCCGGCACCCGCGCCTGGCTGGGCGCGCTGCCACTGATGGTGTTCTTCGCCGTCGGCTTCGGCCTGCCCGCGATCGCCATCGCGATCGGCGCGTTCACCACCTCCTCCGACGCCCCGAACGGCGGCGGAACCTTCACCCTCTCGAACCTGACCGCCTCGCTCCAGGGCGGCTACCTGACGGCGCTGCTCGGCAGCATCAAGCTCTCCGCGCTGACCGCGCTGGTCGGCACCGTGCTCGGCCTGCCGCTGGCCCAGGCGGTGGCCACCTCCCGCTGGCGCTTCGTGCGCGAGGCGGTGCAGTCCGGCTCCGGCGTGCTGGCCAACTTCGGCGGTGTGCCGCTGGCCTTCATGTTCGTCGCCACGCTCGGCAACGCCGGCGAGGTCACCACGGGCCTGGGCCTGAAGAAGTACGGCTGGAGCCTGTACACCTTCGACGGCCTGGCCGTCGTCTACCTGTACTTCCTGATCCCGCTGATGATCCTCACCATCACCCCGGCCCTGGAGGGCCTGCGGGTGCAGTGGCGCGAGGCGGCGGCGAACAACGGCGCCACCACCTTCCAGTACTGGCGCCACGTCGCGCTGCCGGTGCTGCTGCCCTCGCTGCTGGGCGGCTACGTGCTGCTCTTCGGCGCCTCGTTCGCCGCGTACGCGACCGCCGAGGCCATGGTCGGCAGCTCGATCCCGCTGATCTCGATGCAGATCGGCGACGCGCTCTCCGGCAACGTGCTGGTCGGCCAGGGCAACCTGGCCCTCGCGCTCGGTCTCGACATGATCGTGGTCGCCTGCCTGGTCATGGCGATCTACCTGCCCCTCCAGCGCCGGAGTGCCAAGTGGCTCAGCTGA
- a CDS encoding ABC transporter substrate-binding protein, protein MTVHRARTAALAAVLTCAALSLTACGSAGSSTASSGDSKAKTATSAADLGGMDALVAAAKKEGNLHVITLPRDWANYGVLMDGFTKKYGIKIEDENPDGTSQDEINAITSRKGQDRGPDVVDVGTAFAISGAQQGLFAPYKVASYDQIPASMKASDATSYNDYGGYVSIGCDAKKVNPCPKTFADLLNPAYKGMVALNGNPTKANAALSGVWAAALANGGSLDNIQPGIDFFGKLKAAGNFNPVEATSATVQNGETPITIDWSYLNTGYTAQYASKGIDWQVSIPSDGSFAQFYNQAISKYAPHPAAARLWEEYLYSAEGQNGFLGGYATPALFDPMKTAGTLDASAVAKLPAIAKPFTTFPTQAQQDAAKAAITSNWSKAIGG, encoded by the coding sequence GTGACCGTGCACCGTGCCCGTACCGCTGCCCTCGCGGCGGTGCTGACCTGCGCCGCGCTCTCTCTCACCGCCTGCGGCTCCGCCGGCTCCTCGACCGCGAGCAGCGGTGACAGCAAGGCGAAGACCGCCACCTCGGCCGCCGACCTCGGGGGGATGGACGCGCTCGTCGCGGCCGCCAAGAAGGAGGGGAACCTGCACGTCATCACCCTCCCCCGCGACTGGGCCAACTACGGCGTCCTGATGGACGGCTTCACCAAGAAGTACGGCATCAAGATCGAGGACGAGAACCCGGACGGCACCAGCCAGGACGAGATCAACGCGATCACCTCCCGCAAGGGCCAGGACCGCGGCCCGGACGTCGTCGACGTGGGCACCGCGTTCGCCATCTCCGGTGCCCAGCAGGGCCTCTTCGCGCCGTACAAGGTCGCCTCCTACGACCAGATCCCGGCCTCGATGAAGGCGTCCGACGCCACCAGCTACAACGACTACGGCGGCTACGTCTCCATCGGCTGCGACGCCAAGAAGGTCAACCCCTGCCCCAAGACCTTCGCCGACCTGCTGAACCCGGCCTACAAGGGCATGGTCGCGCTGAACGGCAACCCGACCAAGGCCAACGCCGCGCTCAGCGGTGTCTGGGCGGCCGCGCTCGCCAACGGCGGTTCGCTGGACAACATCCAGCCCGGCATCGACTTCTTCGGCAAGCTGAAGGCCGCCGGCAACTTCAACCCGGTCGAGGCCACCTCCGCCACCGTGCAGAACGGCGAGACCCCGATCACCATCGACTGGTCGTACCTGAACACCGGTTACACCGCCCAGTACGCCAGCAAGGGCATCGACTGGCAGGTGTCGATCCCCTCGGACGGCAGCTTCGCCCAGTTCTACAACCAGGCCATCAGCAAGTACGCGCCGCACCCGGCCGCCGCTCGCCTGTGGGAGGAGTACCTCTACAGCGCCGAGGGCCAGAACGGCTTCCTGGGCGGCTACGCCACCCCGGCGCTGTTCGACCCGATGAAGACCGCGGGCACCCTGGACGCGTCCGCCGTCGCCAAGCTGCCGGCCATCGCCAAGCCGTTCACCACCTTCCCGACCCAGGCGCAGCAGGACGCGGCGAAGGCCGCCATCACGTCCAACTGGTCCAAGGCCATCGGGGGCTGA
- a CDS encoding NADP-dependent oxidoreductase: protein MAQPTSPIPATMRAAVLTGLGGPELLRPADLPVPVPGAGEVLIRVHAAGVNAIDWATRIGQGVGIGVFPAVLGWDLSGTVAALGPGATRFAVGDQVFGMPRFPRLAGAYAQYAVAPEGELAQLPAGLEHNAAAGAPMVTLTAWESLVDHAQLTSGQRVLVSGAAGGVGHVAVQLAKALGAEVIGTASAANHEFLRELGADQVVDYGSGRVADAVKDVDVVLDPRGGADFAELAQVLRPGGIIVTLKGQQAGYQELLAARGVRGGYTYVSPNGAALGEIATLLGDGSLRIAVERVFPLAQAAEAHRTGERGHVRGRLILDTE from the coding sequence ATGGCACAGCCCACCTCCCCGATCCCCGCGACGATGCGCGCCGCCGTCCTCACCGGCCTCGGCGGCCCCGAGCTGCTGCGCCCGGCCGACCTTCCGGTGCCCGTGCCCGGCGCCGGGGAGGTGCTGATCCGGGTCCACGCGGCCGGCGTCAACGCGATCGACTGGGCCACCCGGATCGGCCAGGGAGTGGGCATCGGCGTCTTCCCGGCCGTGCTCGGCTGGGACCTGTCCGGCACCGTGGCGGCGCTGGGCCCCGGCGCCACCCGGTTCGCGGTCGGCGACCAGGTCTTCGGCATGCCGCGCTTCCCCCGACTGGCCGGCGCCTACGCGCAGTACGCGGTCGCGCCCGAGGGCGAGTTGGCGCAGCTGCCGGCCGGCCTGGAGCACAACGCGGCGGCCGGCGCGCCGATGGTCACGCTGACCGCCTGGGAGAGCCTGGTGGACCACGCCCAACTCACCTCGGGCCAGCGGGTGCTGGTCTCCGGCGCGGCCGGCGGGGTCGGCCATGTCGCCGTGCAGCTGGCCAAGGCGCTGGGCGCCGAGGTGATCGGCACCGCCTCCGCGGCCAACCACGAGTTCCTGCGCGAGCTCGGCGCCGACCAGGTGGTCGACTACGGCAGCGGGCGGGTGGCCGACGCGGTCAAGGACGTGGACGTGGTGCTCGACCCGCGCGGCGGAGCGGACTTCGCCGAGCTGGCCCAGGTGCTGCGGCCGGGCGGGATCATCGTCACGCTCAAGGGCCAACAGGCCGGCTACCAGGAGCTGCTGGCGGCCCGCGGGGTGCGCGGCGGCTACACCTACGTCAGCCCGAACGGCGCGGCGCTCGGCGAGATCGCCACGCTGCTCGGCGACGGCAGCCTGCGGATCGCCGTCGAACGGGTCTTCCCGCTGGCCCAGGCCGCCGAGGCGCACCGGACCGGCGAGCGCGGCCACGTCCGCGGGCGGCTGATCCTCGACACCGAATAG